From Toxorhynchites rutilus septentrionalis strain SRP chromosome 2, ASM2978413v1, whole genome shotgun sequence, a single genomic window includes:
- the LOC129767148 gene encoding uncharacterized protein LOC129767148, which translates to MIAKVRATPAPKPDRLEILVSFGLVVQNLCGHLKAVGLQNHLANPILLQELVDKLPATIKFSWALYQEQVPVVDLNVFSAYMAKISSAASGVTQHTTITSKMNKDERIRQKERSYLNTHVSMDQWKPNRKNEEVTSDNGSRRQKESGTGTAGSKFCFVCKVDSHQVESCASFKGLNLYGRWKAVKVNKLCARCLTSHARWPCKEEICGINDCPKRHHRLLHFDPPTAFKNTDAVVAVHRQLSSSTLFRILPVTLFGKNGQFNTYAFLDDGSSVTLVERSIANALGVSGEMETLHIEWTGGINKTIAGAEVVTMEISEAGGSKRYKLSEVYTVDNLGLPQQTTDYAELAARYTHLEKLPVKSFKSAIPGILIGQSNCHLLATLKLREGKLNEPVATKTRIGWAVCGSLRSSQTSDVHKQLHMYAVPTTVDLHEYVQRFFDIESLGVAVVPAVKGAEKDRAYKILKETTRRTSSGKFEIGLIWRYDYIEFPDNRPMAERRFRCLEKRLARNPELYDSVRQQIVDGVSLNSILLKGPDLLTPLLSVLFPYREREVAVSADVREMFLQMLVRAQDRSALLFPYGDSPELPLKTMVSNVAIFGAACSPSHSQYVKNLNATEQEAELPRGAAAVKKRHYVDDYVDSFDTAGEDFKVTQEVIEVHKRAGFHIRNWMSNDRSVLEKLGEENLKSSKPMLPEKDIGFERVLGMAWIQEKDVFVFSLQFCEKMRTLLEGTVIPTKREMLRLVMNIYDPLGLVASFVIHGKILIQEVWRTDTDWDSNIPMEIATRWMEWLATLRNMTGLRIPRCYFPGYDPESFDSLELHVFVDASAQAYAAVAYFRISDRRQIRVALVASKTKVAPLRGVSIPRLELMAALLGARLRKTIEENHSIKVKKTCFWSDSSTKIKSEILNELKSELRMNFTALINSNSLTPKSSTCPAYTAGSIRSRRLFPEQKATERQQNDLMHGTASSLSPSFDNFAAPAPKQKFWLYLSRISCNVTVELVHELTIQRLGTNDIEVFRLVAKGKDVSSMSFI; encoded by the exons ATGATTGCCAAGGTTCGAGCAACTCCTGCCCCGAAGCCAGACCGGTTAGAGATACTGGTTAGCTTTGGATTGGTAGTTCAAAATCTGTGCGGACACCTGAAAGCAGTTGGGTTACAAAATCATCTCGCTAATCCGATTCTACTCCAAGAGCTTGTGGATAAGCTGCCAGCAACGATCAAATTTAGCTGGGCGCTTTACCAGGAACAAGTTCCAGTAGTTGATTTGAACGTATTCAGTGCCTACATGGCGAAAATATCATCGGCGGCGAGTGGCGTAACACAGCATACAACTATTACGTcgaaaatgaataaagatgAACGAATTCGACAAAAAGAGAGATCGTATCTCAACACACACGTGTCTATGGATCAATGGAAACCAAATCGCAAAAACGAAGAGGTGACCTCAGATAACGGTAGTAGAAGGCAAAAAGAAAGTGGTACCGGTACAGCTGGTagcaaattttgttttgtttgcaaaGTCGATAGTCACCAAGTCGAAAGCTGCGCATCATTCAAAGGGTTGAATTTGTATGGTAGGTGGAAAGCGGTGAAGGTGAACAAACTTTGTGCTCGCTGCCTTACATCACATGCACGGTGGCCGTGCAAAGAGGAAATCTGTGGAATCAACGACTGCCCTAAGCGACACCACCGTTTACTCCATTTTGATCCACCTACTGCGTTTAAGAACACTGATGCGGTAGTAGCAGTTCATCGTCAGTTGTCGTCATCAACACTCTTCCGCATCCTACCGGTTACATTATTCGGTAAAAATGGGCAATTTAACACCTACGCATTCCTCGACGATGGGTCGTCGGTAACTCTCGTAGAGCGGTCGATCGCAAACGCCCTAGGGGTCAGCGGGGAAATGGAAACATTACACATCGAATGGACTGGAGGCATTAATAAGACCATTGCTGGAGCAGAAGTTGTAACGATGGAGATATCCGAGGCTGGTGGAAGCAAACGGTACAAGCTATCAGAAGTGTACACAGTCGACAATCTCGGCTTACCGCAACAGACAACGGACTACGCTGAGCTCGCTGCACGATATACGCATCTCGAGAAACTTCCAGTGAAGAGCTTTAAGTCAGCCATACCAGGTATCCTGATCGGACAGAGCAACTGTCATCTACTTGCTACATTGAAATTGCGGGAAGGCAAATTGAACGAGCCGGTTGCAACAAAGACCAGAATCGGATGGGCAGTTTGTGGTAGTTTACGGAGTTCACAGACAAGTGATGTGCACAAACAACTTCACATGTATGCGGTGCCAACGACTGTTGATCTCCACGAGTACGTTCAGCGCTTCTTCGACATCGAGAGTTTGGGCGTAGCTGTTGTACCAGCCGTAAAGGGGGCTGAAAAAGATCGAGCATATAAAATACTAAAAGAAACTACGCGACGTACCAGCAGTGGGAAATTCGAGATTGGTCTAATTTGGAGGTACGATTACATAGAGTTTCCTGATAACCGGCCGATGGCAGAACGACGCTTCAGGTGCCTCGAAAAACGTTTGGCTAGGAATCCAGAGCTTTACGACAGCGTACGACAACAAATAGTTGACGGAGTATCGCTGAACTCTATATTGCTTAAGGGTCCGGATCTTCTGACGCCGTTATTGTCCGTGTTGTTTCCATATCGGGAGCGTGAAGTGGCAGTGTCAGCTGATGTTAGAGAAATGTTTCTACAGATGTTGGTTCGGGCACAAGATCGCAGTGCATTGTTGTTCCCGTATGGAGATTCTCCAGAGCTGCCACTGAAGACCATGGTGTCCAATGTTGCGATATTCGGAGCAGCCTGTTCCCCATCACATTCGCAGTACGTGAAAAATTTGAACGCGACCGAACAAGAAGCAGAACTTCCACGAGGAGCGGCAGCAGTGAAAAAGCGGCATTACGTGGACGATTACGTAGATAGCTTTGACACAGCTGGGGAAGACTTTAAGGTGACGCAAGAGGTAATCGAGGTCCACAAACGAGCGGGATTCCATATCCGCAATTGGATGTCGAATGACCGGAGCGTACTAGAGAAGCTAGGGGAAGAGAACCTAAAATCATCAAAGCCCATGCTACCGGAGAAGGACATTGGGTTTGAACGAGTGTTGGGGATGGCGTGGATACAAGAAAAAGATGTTTTCGTGTTTTCGTTGCAGTTTTGCGAAAAAATGAGAACCCTACTGGAAGGTACCGTGATCCCAACAAAAAGGGAAATGCTCCGGCTAGTCATGAACATCTACGATCCCCTTGGATTGGTGGCATCGTTTGTCATCCATGGGAAAATCCTTATCCAAGAAGTTTGGCGAACTGACACGGATTGGGACTCCAACATTCCAATGGAGATTGCAACTCGTTGGATGGAATGGTTGGCAACACTGAGGAACATGACCGGATTGCGTATTCCCCGGTGCTATTTTCCTGGATATGATCCAGAAAGCTTCGATAGTCTTGAGTTGCACGTGTTCGTGGACGCCAGCGCCCAGGCTTATGCAGCAGTAGCGTACTTTCGCATCTCAGATCGGAGGCAGATCAGGGTGGCTCTTGTTGCGTCCAAAACGAAGGTCGCACCACTTAGAGGAGTTTCGATTCCTCGTTTAGAGTTGATGGCAGCGTTACTTGGAGCTCGCTTGCGGAAAACGATCGAGGAGAATCACTCGATAAAGGTgaagaaaacctgtttttggagCGACTCATCGACG AAGatcaaatcggaaattctgAACGAGCTGAAAAGCGAACTACGCATGAATTTTACCGCCCTGATCAACTCCAATTCACTTACACCGAAATCGTCAACATGCCCTGCGTACACTGCTGGATCGATACGCAGTCGACGTCTGTTTCCAGAACAAAAAGCCACTGAACGCCAGCAAAATGATCTGATGCATGGAACTGCATCCTCATTATCTCCATCGTTTGATAACTTCGCTGCACCTGCTCCCAAGCAGAAGTTTTGGCTTTACCTATCCCGCATTTCTTGCAATGTCACCGTGGAACTAGTTCATGAGTTGACCATACAAAGATTAGGAACAAACGATATCGAAGTGTTCAGACTCGTCGCCAAGGGAAAAGATGTTAGCAGTATGTCATTCATCTAG
- the LOC129770113 gene encoding protein phosphatase inhibitor 2 isoform X1 — protein sequence MSLNTDSPDAKKPCKGILKSSSSFDKHTPSAAASSSHRKSAKFDELNVLQTYHPPDKDYGHMKVDEPKTPYNYVEHTDVDQLDAELLAEKLRVAAHSRSASVSEEDEESPEEEEELTEEQKKQKLEFARRRKAHYNEFEAVRLARKLIEEEDEDDEEDGDDASNSQGAKSSKSKDLQQMDVEDQDEVDRKSADGASSQQAASIQAKEADEV from the exons ATGTCCCTCAACACGGACTCGCCGGATGCGAAAAAGCCCTGCAAGGGCATCCTGAAGTCATCCAGCAGCTTCGATAAGCACACGCCTTCTGCTGCCGCGTCGAG taGTCACCGGAAGAGCGCTAAATTTGACGAGCTGAATGTTCTGCAGACATACCACCCGCCGGACAAGGACTACGGTCACATGAAGGTGGACGAACCGAAGACGCCATATAATTACGTGGAGCATACGGATGTCGATCAGCTGGACGCCGAGTTGCTGGCGGAAAA GCTTCGAGTGGCGGCCCATTCGCGTAGCGCCTCGGTGTCGGAAGAAGATGAGGAATCTCccgaagaggaggaagaactcACCGAGGAACAAAAGAAACAAAAGCTGGAATTTGCCCGGCGCCGTAAAGCGCATTACAATGAATTTGAAGCTGTCCGACTGGCAAGGAAACTGATCGAGGAGGAAGATGAAGACGATGAGGAGGATGGAGACGACGCCTCGAATTCTCAGGGGGCGAAAAGTAGTAAAAGTAAGGACCTTCAACAAATGGATGTTGAGGATCAGGATGAGGTCGACCGGAAGAGCGCTGACGGAGCTAGCAGTCAGCAAGCAGCGAGTATCCAAGCTAAAGAAGCCGACGAAGTTTAG
- the LOC129770113 gene encoding protein phosphatase inhibitor 2 isoform X2, whose amino-acid sequence MSLNTDSPDAKKPCKGILKSSSSFDKHTPSAAASSHRKSAKFDELNVLQTYHPPDKDYGHMKVDEPKTPYNYVEHTDVDQLDAELLAEKLRVAAHSRSASVSEEDEESPEEEEELTEEQKKQKLEFARRRKAHYNEFEAVRLARKLIEEEDEDDEEDGDDASNSQGAKSSKSKDLQQMDVEDQDEVDRKSADGASSQQAASIQAKEADEV is encoded by the exons ATGTCCCTCAACACGGACTCGCCGGATGCGAAAAAGCCCTGCAAGGGCATCCTGAAGTCATCCAGCAGCTTCGATAAGCACACGCCTTCTGCTGCCGCGTCGAG TCACCGGAAGAGCGCTAAATTTGACGAGCTGAATGTTCTGCAGACATACCACCCGCCGGACAAGGACTACGGTCACATGAAGGTGGACGAACCGAAGACGCCATATAATTACGTGGAGCATACGGATGTCGATCAGCTGGACGCCGAGTTGCTGGCGGAAAA GCTTCGAGTGGCGGCCCATTCGCGTAGCGCCTCGGTGTCGGAAGAAGATGAGGAATCTCccgaagaggaggaagaactcACCGAGGAACAAAAGAAACAAAAGCTGGAATTTGCCCGGCGCCGTAAAGCGCATTACAATGAATTTGAAGCTGTCCGACTGGCAAGGAAACTGATCGAGGAGGAAGATGAAGACGATGAGGAGGATGGAGACGACGCCTCGAATTCTCAGGGGGCGAAAAGTAGTAAAAGTAAGGACCTTCAACAAATGGATGTTGAGGATCAGGATGAGGTCGACCGGAAGAGCGCTGACGGAGCTAGCAGTCAGCAAGCAGCGAGTATCCAAGCTAAAGAAGCCGACGAAGTTTAG